The Gemmata palustris genome includes a region encoding these proteins:
- a CDS encoding helix-turn-helix domain-containing protein, translated as MKPRDYNPDELKGVRSAPVPGVPGFRADERGRLWRLRGGVWERYERLSSTIRMNGRQVLIRAHRMVCSAWHGEPGGRGWSVRFLDGNRENLRPKNLEWSQKRVGRPRTLTKWKQADALERAEAGEQLTDLAREFGVSVATMTNLCKNYVRRGRSVAAVAHHATLCPPEQRAEAVRQRLAGRKATAVSRRFGISTTLLGELVKRAKESQCTPSA; from the coding sequence ATGAAACCGCGGGACTACAACCCGGATGAACTGAAGGGGGTGCGGTCGGCACCGGTTCCGGGGGTTCCCGGGTTCCGCGCCGACGAGCGCGGGCGGTTGTGGCGGTTGAGGGGTGGAGTCTGGGAGCGCTACGAGAGGCTCAGTTCGACGATCAGAATGAACGGGCGGCAGGTTCTCATCCGGGCGCACCGCATGGTCTGTTCCGCGTGGCACGGCGAACCCGGTGGCCGTGGCTGGTCGGTTCGGTTCCTGGACGGGAACCGGGAGAACCTGAGACCGAAGAACCTGGAATGGTCACAGAAGCGCGTGGGTCGGCCGCGCACGCTCACCAAGTGGAAACAGGCGGACGCCCTGGAGCGCGCCGAGGCGGGCGAGCAACTGACCGACTTGGCCCGCGAGTTCGGCGTTTCCGTGGCCACCATGACCAACCTGTGCAAGAACTACGTCCGCCGCGGTCGGTCCGTGGCCGCGGTCGCTCACCACGCGACACTGTGCCCCCCGGAGCAACGCGCCGAGGCCGTGCGTCAACGGCTGGCGGGGCGTAAGGCGACTGCGGTGTCACGGCGGTTCGGTATTAGCACAACGCTTCTGGGTGAACTCGTGAAGCGCGCGAAGGAGAGCCAATGCACACCATCGGCGTAG
- a CDS encoding recombinase family protein has translation MIRAVFYGRKSNDDVGEVGESIAQQRQWATEAAAREDVVIVREFEDQSVSGLKTKTRSGFQQMLAFCKEQARLGEPIEAIVCWEQARFGRVDSVKTSRYVDELRDVGVSLMFNQADGWVDFNEPNDRMMFAMKQEYGAHKYSRDLSQASLRGKKDFARKGHWLGGKPPFGYTVNRPDPVAQGRKERTSGKLVPHPPEAEHLKWMFATYATTDISMWGLVEKLHERGVNSPKGKERWLPATISKVLRNPLYLGDAIFGRAHYAEFAGSVVVKSKRRKLISGQPKAEADWITVPNAYPALVDRETFDRVQVRLAANQKRKSPRKTAPFVLSGLLICAACGRRMVSETQRVKSHKYRIYTCANYHTHGTASGCGRNTVNDAQMLRAIVRKLADKFTAPESVALLRAEIQRQEGEATSPDRTDELEARVSDLDRRIGKLVERMEDDLPEAAMVDVRNRLKTLTDDRDKARSELATVKAAAVATAPTGERVERLISLITRLDEAVTRAEPAVVSELLRALLDRVEVFFTYKQEGKNKQSLFARGLLYLNEAGWMTSNLVNREGIQAITNAERLCIILKEIAPAVRVIDPPQPPSLFDE, from the coding sequence ATGATCCGCGCAGTGTTCTACGGCCGAAAGAGCAACGACGACGTTGGTGAGGTAGGCGAGAGTATCGCCCAACAGCGCCAGTGGGCGACCGAGGCCGCGGCCCGCGAAGACGTTGTGATCGTCCGCGAGTTTGAAGACCAGAGCGTGTCCGGGCTGAAAACGAAGACACGCTCCGGCTTCCAGCAGATGCTTGCGTTCTGCAAGGAACAAGCCCGCCTCGGTGAGCCGATCGAAGCTATTGTGTGCTGGGAGCAGGCGCGCTTTGGGCGGGTCGATTCCGTCAAGACCAGTCGTTACGTGGACGAACTGCGGGACGTTGGCGTTTCCTTGATGTTCAACCAAGCTGACGGCTGGGTTGACTTCAACGAACCGAACGACCGCATGATGTTCGCGATGAAGCAAGAATACGGAGCGCACAAGTACAGCCGCGACCTTTCACAAGCGTCACTCCGTGGGAAGAAGGATTTCGCCCGAAAAGGGCACTGGTTGGGTGGGAAGCCGCCTTTCGGGTACACGGTCAACCGACCGGACCCTGTCGCGCAGGGCCGTAAAGAGCGGACGAGCGGGAAACTCGTGCCGCACCCGCCCGAGGCGGAACATTTGAAGTGGATGTTCGCGACTTACGCCACCACAGATATCAGCATGTGGGGGCTTGTCGAGAAGCTCCACGAGCGCGGCGTTAACTCACCGAAGGGCAAAGAGCGATGGTTGCCCGCGACCATCTCGAAGGTACTGCGGAATCCTCTCTATCTTGGAGACGCCATCTTCGGACGGGCACATTACGCTGAGTTCGCCGGATCGGTGGTGGTAAAATCCAAGAGGCGAAAGCTCATCTCCGGACAGCCAAAGGCCGAGGCGGATTGGATCACCGTTCCCAACGCTTACCCAGCGCTCGTGGACCGTGAGACGTTCGACAGGGTTCAAGTGCGGCTCGCCGCGAACCAGAAGCGCAAGTCACCGCGGAAGACCGCGCCGTTCGTGCTTTCTGGCTTGTTGATATGTGCCGCGTGCGGTCGCCGGATGGTCTCCGAAACGCAACGGGTGAAGTCGCACAAATACAGGATTTACACGTGCGCCAACTACCACACGCACGGCACCGCCTCGGGATGCGGTCGCAACACGGTTAATGATGCGCAGATGCTTCGGGCTATAGTGCGGAAGTTAGCCGACAAGTTCACCGCGCCAGAGTCCGTGGCGCTGCTGCGGGCCGAGATCCAGCGCCAAGAGGGAGAAGCCACATCGCCCGATCGAACGGACGAACTGGAAGCCCGGGTGAGCGACTTGGACCGACGAATCGGTAAGCTCGTGGAACGCATGGAAGACGACTTGCCGGAAGCGGCAATGGTCGATGTGCGAAACCGGCTGAAGACCCTCACCGACGATCGCGACAAGGCCCGCTCCGAACTGGCCACGGTGAAGGCCGCTGCCGTTGCGACCGCGCCCACGGGCGAGCGCGTTGAGCGCCTGATATCGCTCATCACGAGGCTGGATGAAGCCGTGACACGGGCCGAACCCGCGGTAGTGTCGGAACTGCTCCGCGCGCTCCTGGATCGCGTGGAAGTTTTCTTTACGTACAAGCAAGAAGGCAAGAACAAACAATCTCTGTTTGCCCGCGGATTGCTGTATCTGAACGAAGCCGGCTGGATGACTTCCAATCTTGTCAACCGAGAGGGGATTCAGGCCATCACCAACGCCGAACGACTCTGCATCATCCTGAAAGAAATCGCGCCCGCCGTTCGCGTGATCGACCCGCCGCAACCACCGAGCTTGTTCGACGAGTAG
- a CDS encoding AbiTii domain-containing protein, producing MSRFSDLVDQIADQKNYSLVDVLLKTKVLAFQLKGRKFRQWVNAELDGYDDTLPLPEYRVVPCTVWGDFAGYFQSYLRNVSISVCILPEDTREYFSTTKFYQGIASIESLASGGNCERVLDIQEVSYLRKYGDHVEDMILNYAVKRTSKNALHAVLTSVRSRMLEFLLELRDQHPELDKDDAAVSRVSEAEIESVMSHKLYQNCTVFEGPAEMRDSYQAGQAGAMGPGAKAENINFIQILRDSIGESSLADLAKELERLRGSMLAESKNAEQDASVAAIAEAESAAKKGDAKGVLSYLKSAGKWALDVATKIGTGVASKAIEKAMEGS from the coding sequence ATGAGCCGTTTTTCTGATTTGGTCGATCAAATTGCGGACCAGAAGAACTACAGTCTTGTGGACGTATTGCTGAAGACGAAGGTTTTGGCGTTCCAACTAAAAGGACGGAAATTCCGTCAGTGGGTGAATGCCGAACTTGATGGCTACGACGACACACTCCCACTTCCAGAGTATCGCGTGGTCCCTTGCACAGTCTGGGGAGATTTTGCAGGGTATTTCCAATCCTATCTCCGCAACGTTTCCATTTCTGTGTGTATATTGCCCGAGGACACGAGAGAGTATTTCTCGACTACAAAATTTTATCAAGGAATCGCCTCAATCGAGAGCCTTGCGTCTGGTGGCAATTGCGAACGAGTTTTGGACATCCAAGAGGTTTCTTACCTTCGCAAATACGGCGATCATGTTGAGGACATGATTCTCAATTATGCGGTGAAGCGTACTTCCAAGAACGCTCTGCACGCTGTACTTACAAGCGTGCGATCCCGGATGCTTGAGTTCCTTCTCGAACTGCGCGACCAGCACCCGGAACTTGACAAAGACGATGCTGCCGTCTCACGAGTTAGCGAAGCTGAGATTGAGTCTGTAATGAGCCACAAACTTTACCAAAATTGCACTGTATTTGAGGGGCCAGCAGAGATGCGAGACAGTTACCAAGCCGGTCAAGCAGGCGCAATGGGTCCGGGCGCGAAAGCCGAGAACATCAACTTCATTCAGATCCTGCGGGACAGCATCGGAGAGAGCAGCCTTGCGGATTTGGCGAAAGAGTTAGAACGGCTGCGCGGGTCGATGCTTGCTGAGTCGAAAAACGCAGAACAGGATGCGTCCGTAGCTGCCATCGCAGAAGCAGAGAGCGCGGCGAAGAAGGGGGATGCAAAGGGGGTATTGTCTTACCTCAAGAGCGCCGGGAAGTGGGCTTTGGATGTCGCTACGAAGATCGGTACGGGTGTTGCCAGCAAAGCAATCGAGAAGGCAATGGAAGGTTCTTGA
- a CDS encoding ABC transporter ATP-binding protein, with amino-acid sequence MTPAIRVRGLVKTYPARPPVEAVRGLDLEVNVGECFGLLGPNGAGKTTTLEIIEGLLDPTAGEVEVLGLKWGTNDTEIRNKIGISLQETRLSDKLTVRETVTLFRSFYAIGITPDEAIGRVSLEEKVNAYVDKLSGGQRQRLAVATALVGDPELLFLDEPTTGLDPQSRRQLWDVIRTLKDRGRTVVITTHYMDEAERLCDRVAVIDHGKVIALGTPAELIARVGGEHVIDLDIDPTSTSRPQSAELSALPTVNSVREEGDRITLTAGEPHRALPALLDLVRAAGVKIAGLTTRTATLEDVFVTLTGRHLRDAE; translated from the coding sequence ATGACCCCTGCCATTCGCGTCCGCGGTCTCGTGAAGACGTACCCCGCTCGACCCCCGGTCGAGGCCGTGCGCGGTCTCGATTTAGAGGTGAACGTCGGCGAGTGCTTCGGGCTCCTCGGTCCCAACGGGGCCGGGAAGACCACCACCCTCGAAATCATCGAGGGGCTACTCGACCCGACCGCGGGCGAGGTGGAAGTGCTCGGGCTGAAGTGGGGCACGAACGACACCGAGATCCGCAACAAGATCGGGATCTCGCTCCAGGAAACGCGCCTCTCCGACAAGCTCACGGTGCGCGAAACGGTCACGCTGTTCCGGTCGTTCTACGCGATCGGCATCACGCCGGATGAGGCCATCGGGCGCGTCAGCCTCGAAGAAAAGGTCAACGCCTACGTCGACAAACTCTCCGGCGGCCAGCGCCAGCGCCTCGCGGTCGCGACCGCGCTCGTCGGCGACCCGGAATTGCTCTTCCTCGACGAGCCGACGACCGGCCTCGATCCGCAATCCCGGCGCCAGCTCTGGGACGTGATTCGCACCCTGAAGGACCGCGGGCGCACGGTCGTTATCACCACGCACTACATGGACGAAGCCGAGCGGTTGTGCGACCGCGTCGCGGTGATCGATCACGGGAAGGTGATCGCGCTCGGCACGCCCGCGGAACTGATCGCGCGTGTCGGCGGCGAGCACGTTATCGATCTCGACATCGATCCGACCAGCACGTCGCGCCCCCAGTCCGCCGAACTCAGCGCCCTTCCTACCGTGAACTCGGTGCGCGAAGAAGGCGATCGCATCACGCTCACAGCCGGTGAGCCGCACCGCGCGCTGCCGGCGCTACTCGACCTCGTGCGCGCCGCGGGAGTCAAGATCGCGGGGCTAACCACGCGCACCGCGACCCTCGAAGACGTGTTCGTGACACTCACCGGGCGCCACCTGCGCGACGCCGAATAG
- a CDS encoding phage terminase large subunit family protein — MHTIGVDLGKQHDFTAASVVRSKFLDAADQKRMHFCGHLDRWREPYPKTVERVVKLANHRDLRAATLCVDQTGVGSPVVDMLRDALPGRRVIGVTITAGSTTTRGEHAHDVRVPKKLIVHTFQALMSERRLKMSNELALFPVLQTELQVFRVKITPAGNEQFGTWRERDHDDLVLSLGLAAWLAENVPGPLTDEQVRNLVLNEPASVPTRDYKSAAAGEYVRTRAEELADDLPALFGDE, encoded by the coding sequence ATGCACACCATCGGCGTAGACCTCGGAAAGCAACACGACTTCACCGCGGCCTCGGTCGTGCGGTCGAAGTTCCTCGACGCGGCGGACCAGAAGCGGATGCACTTCTGCGGGCACCTGGACCGGTGGCGGGAACCGTACCCGAAGACCGTGGAACGGGTCGTGAAACTTGCGAACCACCGCGATCTACGGGCCGCGACGCTGTGCGTGGACCAGACCGGAGTCGGTTCCCCCGTCGTCGACATGCTCCGGGACGCGCTCCCCGGGCGCCGGGTGATCGGTGTCACCATCACCGCGGGGAGCACAACCACACGCGGCGAGCACGCGCACGACGTCCGCGTACCCAAGAAACTCATCGTCCACACCTTTCAGGCGCTCATGTCCGAGCGCCGGTTGAAGATGTCCAATGAACTGGCCCTGTTCCCGGTCCTCCAGACCGAGTTGCAGGTGTTCCGGGTGAAGATCACGCCCGCGGGGAACGAGCAGTTCGGCACGTGGCGCGAGCGCGACCACGACGACTTAGTTCTGTCGCTCGGTCTGGCCGCGTGGCTCGCGGAGAACGTCCCCGGCCCGCTCACGGACGAGCAGGTGCGGAACCTTGTCCTCAACGAACCTGCCTCGGTGCCGACTCGCGATTACAAGAGCGCCGCGGCGGGCGAGTACGTCCGCACGCGCGCCGAGGAACTGGCGGACGATCTACCGGCCCTTTTCGGAGACGAGTGA
- a CDS encoding phage major capsid protein, whose amino-acid sequence MAKLKNTPASVGAGTKAGKIFAGAKVKDAGDRLSEKKYAIKGRDGNPLRWGSKNVETASEKDHAIVGVWFKRTMQKAGVPGITLTDWEKSLLADHVEKGRWVGDVAGAYYGGGADPSDYVPNTHVKALMDDTVSGGLFLTPYEFDSNIVTLPLLHSEVFSLCDVVPVSARRIDTARLNNLSLTWGQNPGTALTPFNTASLVSEIPTPTYPVAGAIELDNNMLVDSPVNIGAKVTELYSERLKAELDRVIVNGNGYNEPLGVTNTSGLVTVNADNGTGGPPTVSDYESLIFSVQKQYRQKDWNPAFVANDTSYRRARAIPVGPGDERRVMGMDNQSYTLLDYQYKVQNDIPNTRILFGCWKRYRAYQRLGSEVVVTREGRQLTLTNTTLVVIRARFGGQPIDPNAFALMTDAQS is encoded by the coding sequence ATGGCAAAGTTGAAGAACACCCCGGCCTCGGTCGGGGCGGGGACTAAGGCGGGGAAGATTTTCGCCGGCGCGAAGGTCAAGGACGCGGGCGATCGGCTCTCCGAGAAGAAGTACGCGATCAAGGGCCGCGACGGGAACCCCCTGCGGTGGGGCTCGAAGAACGTCGAGACCGCCTCGGAAAAAGATCATGCGATCGTAGGCGTGTGGTTCAAGAGGACCATGCAAAAGGCTGGTGTACCGGGCATCACGCTCACCGATTGGGAAAAGTCGCTCCTGGCGGACCACGTGGAAAAGGGGCGGTGGGTCGGAGACGTCGCCGGTGCCTACTACGGTGGCGGGGCCGACCCGTCGGACTACGTGCCCAACACGCACGTTAAGGCGCTGATGGACGACACTGTGAGTGGCGGCTTGTTCCTGACGCCCTACGAGTTCGACAGCAACATCGTCACGCTTCCGCTGCTTCACTCAGAGGTCTTTAGTCTCTGCGATGTCGTGCCCGTGAGCGCGCGGCGCATCGACACCGCGCGCCTAAACAACCTGTCTCTGACTTGGGGACAAAATCCCGGGACCGCGCTCACGCCCTTCAACACGGCCTCGCTCGTCAGTGAAATCCCGACGCCTACATACCCGGTCGCGGGCGCGATCGAACTCGACAACAACATGCTCGTCGACTCGCCCGTGAACATCGGGGCGAAAGTGACGGAACTGTACAGCGAGCGCCTGAAGGCCGAACTGGATCGCGTGATCGTCAACGGGAACGGCTACAACGAGCCTTTGGGGGTCACCAACACGTCGGGGCTGGTGACCGTGAACGCGGACAACGGCACGGGTGGACCGCCGACGGTGAGCGATTACGAGTCGTTGATCTTCAGCGTCCAGAAGCAGTACCGTCAGAAAGACTGGAACCCCGCGTTCGTGGCCAACGACACGTCTTACCGTCGCGCCCGTGCGATCCCGGTTGGTCCCGGTGATGAGCGCCGGGTGATGGGGATGGACAACCAGTCCTACACCTTGTTGGACTATCAGTACAAGGTTCAGAACGACATCCCGAATACTCGCATCCTGTTCGGATGCTGGAAGCGCTACCGTGCGTACCAGCGCCTCGGCTCTGAAGTTGTGGTGACTCGCGAAGGTCGGCAACTCACGCTCACCAACACGACGCTCGTCGTGATCCGCGCTCGCTTCGGCGGTCAACCAATCGACCCCAACGCCTTCGCGCTGATGACCGACGCGCAGTCGTAA
- a CDS encoding helix-turn-helix transcriptional regulator yields the protein MPLPDITHLQFLLLAALLDGEQSGRSLRALLEQEGHRKSAPAFYQLMARLEESKFVEGRYEQKIVAGQTIKERVYKVAAAGVSALGTVRDFYAGLDAARGLNLGGLSNG from the coding sequence ATGCCACTGCCAGACATTACTCACTTGCAGTTTCTGCTGCTCGCCGCGCTCTTGGATGGCGAGCAATCGGGAAGATCGCTTCGCGCCCTCTTGGAGCAAGAGGGGCATCGCAAATCGGCCCCTGCGTTCTATCAGTTGATGGCTCGGCTCGAAGAGTCCAAATTCGTAGAAGGTCGGTACGAGCAGAAGATTGTTGCGGGGCAAACTATTAAGGAGCGAGTCTACAAAGTAGCAGCCGCGGGCGTTTCGGCGCTTGGTACCGTCCGTGATTTTTACGCTGGGTTAGATGCTGCCAGAGGGCTCAATTTGGGAGGCCTCAGCAATGGCTGA
- a CDS encoding terminase large subunit domain-containing protein: MKGADPWQAALLRSHWAQCLLLASRQVGKSETSAAAALHTVLARAGALVLITAPSQRQAIECFRKAAERYERLGRPVPGKVNATFMELANGSRLLAVPGSEKTIRGFSAVSLLVVDEAARVPDALMAGVRPMLAVSGGRLLACTTAFGKRGWFYDAYSGSEPWYRLRITADKCPRITSAFLESERKALGERHWKQEYFCSFEDAEGAVFDTDDILAAGSDEAPFFEPARPRGKDLPHADFPLTY, translated from the coding sequence ATGAAGGGTGCGGACCCGTGGCAAGCAGCGTTACTGCGGAGCCATTGGGCTCAGTGCCTACTCCTGGCTTCCCGACAGGTTGGGAAGTCTGAGACCTCGGCAGCGGCAGCGCTTCACACGGTACTCGCACGAGCGGGCGCGTTGGTCCTCATCACGGCCCCTTCGCAGCGCCAAGCCATCGAATGTTTCCGTAAGGCCGCGGAGCGCTACGAGCGGTTGGGACGGCCGGTCCCGGGTAAGGTGAACGCCACCTTCATGGAACTCGCGAACGGCTCACGGTTGCTCGCGGTTCCCGGTTCTGAGAAGACCATCCGCGGGTTCAGTGCGGTCTCGCTCCTGGTGGTGGACGAAGCGGCCCGCGTGCCCGACGCTCTGATGGCCGGTGTGCGGCCGATGCTCGCGGTGAGCGGCGGGAGGTTGCTGGCGTGTACCACGGCGTTCGGGAAGCGCGGCTGGTTCTACGACGCCTACAGCGGATCGGAACCGTGGTACCGGCTCAGGATCACGGCCGACAAGTGCCCACGCATCACCTCCGCGTTCCTGGAGAGCGAGCGCAAGGCACTGGGCGAGCGGCACTGGAAGCAGGAATACTTCTGCTCGTTCGAGGACGCGGAAGGGGCCGTGTTCGACACGGACGACATCTTGGCCGCGGGGAGCGACGAGGCACCGTTCTTCGAGCCCGCGCGACCCCGGGGCAAAGATTTGCCCCACGCGGACTTTCCCTTGACCTATTGA
- a CDS encoding DUF72 domain-containing protein — MNVRIGTAGYAYPAWVGGFYPRGTTQHDMLPYYATRFAAVEINSSFYRPPTREQITKMARRSSPGFGYTLKVPKSVSHERSIDDIPAFKQAADHLAATGKSLGLIFQVPEAFHNTADNRAWITHVGAQLKPHRVAVEFRHRSWNAPNLREWMEHVDLDLVSVGVPDVPTLFPRGLRIANRRIYARLHSQNADNWYQDGKLRYAYDYTEAELREWAAGLKAAAEKGRADEALIFFNNCVGTRAISLEITADEYQRAGMPDAIANAKRLEKVLRDTPGLTVIDPPQPPNLFDE; from the coding sequence ATGAACGTTCGGATCGGTACGGCGGGATATGCGTACCCCGCGTGGGTCGGCGGGTTCTACCCGCGCGGCACCACACAACACGACATGCTGCCGTACTACGCGACGCGGTTCGCGGCCGTCGAAATCAACTCGTCGTTCTACCGCCCGCCGACGCGCGAGCAGATCACGAAGATGGCCCGCCGGTCGTCGCCCGGGTTCGGCTACACGCTCAAGGTGCCGAAGTCCGTGAGCCACGAGAGATCGATCGACGACATCCCGGCGTTCAAGCAGGCCGCCGACCACCTCGCCGCGACGGGCAAGTCGCTCGGGCTGATCTTCCAGGTGCCGGAAGCGTTCCACAACACCGCCGACAACCGCGCGTGGATCACGCACGTCGGCGCGCAACTGAAGCCGCACCGGGTGGCGGTGGAGTTCCGGCACCGGTCCTGGAACGCGCCGAACTTGCGCGAGTGGATGGAGCACGTCGATCTGGATTTGGTGAGTGTGGGCGTCCCGGATGTGCCTACTCTGTTCCCACGCGGACTACGAATCGCGAACCGTCGCATCTACGCCCGTCTCCACTCTCAGAACGCCGATAACTGGTATCAGGACGGCAAGCTGCGCTACGCCTACGACTACACCGAGGCCGAGCTGCGCGAGTGGGCCGCCGGGCTAAAGGCCGCGGCCGAAAAGGGCCGCGCGGACGAGGCGCTGATCTTCTTCAACAACTGCGTGGGTACACGGGCGATAAGTTTGGAGATCACCGCCGACGAGTACCAGCGCGCCGGGATGCCGGACGCCATTGCGAACGCCAAACGGCTAGAAAAGGTGCTGCGCGACACGCCCGGCCTCACCGTGATCGACCCACCGCAACCCCCGAATTTGTTCGACGAGTAG
- a CDS encoding CPBP family intramembrane glutamic endopeptidase, giving the protein MTKLLLHVWQTWFGEPLRRVEAESLAYRLSDEGRKLDWKTPAVLLTAAICLTLQQYTANPTQVLGAARFVASTFGGPNSAAEVEILLCKWGRDQFAGRLWWAGVSVLTYAIIPLLVLRLVFRARPADYGLKVRGVLNAWPLYVLFVLVMAPLVWVCSAEERFQQTYPFLRFWSPEHVREDLWKWELAYAAQFVSLEFFFRGFIIHGTKHRFGMYAVFVSVVPYVLIHFGKPMPEATASIIAGVVLGFMSLVTRSVWLGAALHIGVAWGMDCACLMRRGLL; this is encoded by the coding sequence ATGACCAAACTGTTGCTGCACGTTTGGCAAACGTGGTTCGGCGAACCGCTCCGTCGGGTCGAAGCGGAATCGCTCGCGTACCGACTTTCCGACGAGGGTCGGAAGCTCGACTGGAAGACCCCCGCCGTTCTGCTCACTGCCGCGATTTGTCTCACACTCCAGCAATATACCGCGAACCCGACTCAGGTACTCGGGGCCGCCCGGTTTGTGGCGTCTACATTCGGCGGGCCGAATTCCGCCGCCGAGGTCGAAATACTGCTCTGCAAATGGGGCCGCGACCAGTTCGCGGGCCGCTTGTGGTGGGCGGGCGTCTCGGTGCTCACCTACGCAATCATTCCGCTGTTGGTCCTGAGACTCGTGTTCCGCGCACGACCGGCCGATTACGGGCTGAAAGTGCGCGGCGTTCTGAATGCGTGGCCGCTGTACGTGTTGTTCGTGCTGGTCATGGCTCCGCTCGTGTGGGTGTGCTCCGCCGAGGAGCGGTTCCAACAAACGTACCCGTTTCTGCGGTTCTGGTCGCCCGAGCACGTTCGGGAGGATCTGTGGAAATGGGAACTCGCCTACGCCGCACAGTTCGTGAGTCTGGAGTTCTTCTTCCGCGGGTTCATCATCCACGGTACCAAGCACCGGTTCGGCATGTACGCGGTGTTCGTCTCGGTCGTGCCCTACGTCCTCATTCACTTTGGTAAGCCCATGCCGGAAGCGACCGCGTCGATCATCGCGGGCGTCGTGCTCGGGTTCATGAGCCTCGTGACGCGGTCGGTCTGGCTCGGCGCCGCGCTTCACATCGGCGTCGCGTGGGGGATGGATTGCGCGTGTCTAATGCGCCGCGGATTGCTGTGA
- a CDS encoding phage portal protein has translation MFDWLNNGVPSVKAPRGATLTAAIGPGSTGGSSPTWNDNDTRRHLAEWVYAAVRATSQRIAAQPIKVGRKQKNAKNRPSGAKSTGSRNPAASGSDVKEAPEHPLHDILDQPNPYLTESTLISLIVASLEVTGTAFLWFDEQESGNPRLWYLPTGWVREDPDYVGLPLTRFIVRAENSTDEYRLGSAELIRMSYPDPANPFQSLSPLKAAFRSVLADEQILDSQVTSFRNGGRPGLLVKVGQDASGSGIGDQDDSPALTATQRRVLTQRIKEATSGAANAGEPIILDAIIKEVTRISNTPAEMDFTASSLLTRDRVLAAFGTPKVSLGMTDDANRASAVVSDETFCFSKCAPICRLISDHLTNFFRVVYEDASLVVWLEPPRPRDPDGRRADLQQLIGAGAIKVNELRAEHGLPADPDGDVWVKSGPAPVEQKPDPAEPKPNPDPPKGVRTWDLLSEAERRNVFARNAAHRSGRPISLE, from the coding sequence ATGTTCGATTGGCTGAATAACGGCGTGCCCTCTGTGAAGGCTCCCCGCGGTGCCACTCTCACCGCGGCCATCGGACCCGGCTCAACGGGCGGGAGTAGCCCGACCTGGAACGACAACGACACCCGGCGACACCTCGCTGAGTGGGTGTACGCGGCCGTGCGTGCCACCTCGCAACGCATCGCGGCACAACCCATTAAGGTTGGCCGCAAGCAGAAGAACGCAAAGAACCGTCCCTCTGGGGCGAAGTCCACGGGCTCGCGGAACCCCGCGGCCAGTGGTTCGGACGTGAAGGAGGCCCCGGAACATCCCCTTCACGACATCCTCGACCAACCGAACCCGTACCTGACGGAATCGACGCTCATCTCGCTCATCGTGGCCTCGCTGGAGGTTACGGGGACGGCATTCCTCTGGTTCGATGAGCAAGAGAGCGGAAACCCGCGTCTATGGTACCTCCCCACGGGATGGGTGCGTGAAGACCCGGACTACGTGGGGCTACCGCTCACGCGATTCATCGTTCGTGCCGAAAACTCGACTGACGAGTACCGCCTCGGTTCGGCTGAGTTGATTCGGATGAGCTACCCGGACCCCGCCAACCCGTTTCAGTCACTCTCCCCGCTGAAAGCAGCGTTCCGGTCCGTGTTGGCCGACGAACAGATTCTCGACTCACAAGTTACGAGCTTCCGCAACGGCGGGCGCCCTGGTCTTCTGGTTAAGGTAGGACAGGACGCATCGGGGTCGGGAATTGGTGACCAGGACGACTCGCCCGCGCTCACAGCGACGCAGAGGCGCGTCCTGACGCAGCGAATCAAGGAAGCCACTTCCGGCGCGGCGAATGCGGGCGAGCCGATCATCCTCGACGCGATCATTAAAGAGGTGACACGGATCAGCAACACGCCCGCGGAGATGGACTTCACGGCCTCGTCGCTACTCACGCGCGACCGGGTGTTGGCCGCGTTCGGTACACCGAAAGTGTCGTTGGGCATGACCGACGATGCGAACCGCGCGTCCGCGGTCGTGTCGGACGAAACGTTCTGCTTCTCGAAGTGCGCTCCCATCTGCCGGCTGATTAGCGATCACCTCACGAACTTCTTTCGTGTGGTGTACGAGGACGCCAGTCTCGTCGTCTGGCTGGAACCGCCTCGTCCCCGCGACCCGGACGGGCGGCGGGCGGACCTTCAACAACTGATCGGTGCCGGCGCGATCAAGGTGAACGAACTGCGGGCCGAACACGGCTTACCGGCCGACCCGGACGGCGACGTCTGGGTGAAATCAGGGCCGGCGCCCGTGGAACAGAAACCTGATCCCGCGGAACCGAAACCCAATCCCGACCCACCGAAGGGCGTGCGGACGTGGGATCTGCTGTCGGAAGCCGAGCGGCGGAATGTGTTCGCTCGGAACGCAGCACATCGGAGCGGGCGCCCAATTTCGCTGGAGTGA